The proteins below come from a single Comamonas antarctica genomic window:
- the tatC gene encoding twin-arginine translocase subunit TatC, producing the protein MADNSSKEDELAGTEQPFVQHLLELRNRLLYCIYGIAIAVALLALWPGPNGLIDFISHPIKAHMPPDAKLIAVGVFTPFFVPIKVLGMVGVLATLPWIMYQMWAFVSPGLYSHEKRFALPLILFGSLLAYVGIAFVQFFVLDKMFAFIQGFTPDSVAATPDIASYVEAILSLYLAFGLAFQVPIVVMLLVRFNLVEIAKLKAFRGYFVVVSFVIAAVVTPPDVISQLALAIPMCILYEVGILGAGWFNRVSRSPGSEEEEASASPDK; encoded by the coding sequence ATGGCAGACAATTCCTCCAAAGAAGACGAGCTGGCCGGCACCGAGCAGCCATTCGTGCAGCACCTGCTGGAGCTGCGCAACCGCCTGCTGTATTGCATCTACGGCATTGCCATTGCCGTGGCGCTGCTGGCGCTGTGGCCCGGCCCGAACGGCCTGATCGATTTCATCTCGCATCCGATCAAGGCGCACATGCCGCCCGACGCCAAGCTGATTGCGGTTGGCGTGTTCACGCCGTTCTTCGTGCCGATCAAGGTGCTGGGCATGGTCGGCGTGCTGGCTACGCTGCCGTGGATCATGTACCAGATGTGGGCCTTCGTGTCTCCCGGCCTCTACAGCCATGAGAAGCGCTTCGCGCTGCCGCTGATCCTTTTCGGCAGCCTGCTGGCCTATGTCGGCATTGCCTTCGTGCAGTTCTTCGTGCTCGACAAGATGTTTGCCTTCATCCAGGGCTTCACGCCCGACAGCGTGGCGGCCACCCCGGACATCGCGTCGTATGTCGAGGCCATCCTGTCGCTGTATCTCGCGTTTGGCCTGGCGTTCCAGGTGCCGATCGTGGTGATGCTGCTGGTGCGTTTCAATCTGGTCGAAATCGCCAAGCTCAAGGCCTTCCGCGGCTACTTCGTCGTGGTGTCGTTCGTCATTGCCGCCGTGGTCACGCCGCCCGATGTGATCTCGCAGCTGGCGCTGGCGATTCCGATGTGCATTCTTTACGAAGTCGGCATTCTCGGCGCGGGCTGGTTCAACCGGGTCTCGCGCTCGCCAGGCAGCGAAGAGGAAGAAGCGTCGGCCTCACCGGACAAGTGA
- the tatB gene encoding Sec-independent protein translocase protein TatB, with protein sequence MIDIGLSKMALIGAVALIVIGPEKLPRVARTVGTLLGKAQRYVADVKAEVNRSMELDELKKMKESVEGAARDVEQTIHTSASDFEKDWNSSLGDASDTASGSYTPSYEDLGRSVVPAYTHPRKNWRVKRAAVPQWYKARAGVRSKAQSGAARVARFRPQKFR encoded by the coding sequence ATGATTGATATTGGCCTGTCCAAGATGGCGCTGATCGGCGCGGTGGCATTGATTGTCATCGGGCCGGAGAAGCTGCCGCGCGTGGCGCGTACCGTGGGGACCTTGCTTGGCAAGGCCCAGCGCTATGTCGCCGATGTGAAAGCCGAGGTCAACCGCTCGATGGAGCTCGATGAGCTCAAGAAGATGAAGGAATCGGTGGAAGGGGCGGCGCGCGATGTCGAGCAGACCATTCACACCAGCGCCAGCGACTTCGAGAAGGACTGGAATTCCAGCCTCGGCGATGCGTCGGACACCGCTTCCGGCAGCTACACGCCGTCGTATGAAGACCTGGGGCGCAGCGTGGTGCCCGCCTACACCCATCCGCGCAAGAACTGGCGCGTCAAGCGTGCCGCCGTGCCCCAGTGGTACAAGGCGCGTGCGGGCGTGCGCAGCAAGGCACAATCGGGTGCGGCGCGCGTGGCGCGCTTTCGTCCGCAGAAATTCCGCTAG
- a CDS encoding phosphoribosyl-ATP diphosphatase gives MTAPENHSSEGALARLAAVIESRKVANGGDPEKSYVARLLHKGPDAFLKKIGEEATEVVMAAKDVDHGADPGKLLYEVADLWFHTMVALSHYGLDPAEVIAELERREGTSGLEEKALRKAQKRAIDEGEVACVMTSSTSKP, from the coding sequence ATGACTGCTCCCGAAAATCATTCCAGCGAAGGCGCGCTCGCGCGGCTGGCCGCGGTGATCGAAAGCCGCAAGGTGGCCAATGGCGGCGACCCCGAGAAAAGCTATGTCGCGCGCCTGCTGCACAAGGGGCCCGACGCCTTCTTGAAGAAGATCGGCGAGGAGGCCACGGAAGTGGTGATGGCGGCCAAGGATGTCGACCATGGGGCCGATCCGGGGAAACTGCTTTACGAGGTGGCCGATCTCTGGTTTCATACGATGGTGGCACTGTCCCACTACGGGCTCGATCCCGCAGAGGTGATTGCCGAGCTCGAGCGCCGCGAAGGCACGAGCGGCCTGGAGGAAAAAGCCCTGCGCAAAGCGCAAAAGCGCGCCATTGATGAAGGAGAAGTTGCATGCGTGATGACATCGTCGACGTCCAAACCGTAG
- the tatA gene encoding Sec-independent protein translocase subunit TatA translates to MGSFSIWHWLIVLLIVVMVFGTKKLKNLGSDLGGAVKGFKDGVKDGGTDPAAPGTATPGVTPAPGQVVNQTAADKATIDVEAKQKL, encoded by the coding sequence ATGGGTTCCTTTTCCATCTGGCACTGGCTGATCGTGCTGCTCATCGTCGTCATGGTGTTCGGCACCAAGAAGCTCAAGAACCTCGGCTCCGATCTGGGCGGCGCGGTCAAGGGCTTCAAGGATGGCGTCAAGGACGGCGGTACGGATCCGGCAGCGCCGGGCACTGCCACGCCGGGCGTCACGCCGGCTCCTGGCCAGGTCGTCAACCAGACCGCGGCCGACAAGGCCACCATCGACGTCGAAGCCAAGCAAAAGCTCTGA
- a CDS encoding DUF4870 family protein has protein sequence MRDDIVDVQTVDPERFEGLKAWGWVSYVLHLVVAVAAVVPAAQPSIALLVIALVIDLVKRSDAAGTWQASHFSWRIRSVVWAGVLYLVTAPLWLLFFFPGWIAWVVISIWFLYRIVRGMVAMNRNQAVEA, from the coding sequence ATGCGTGATGACATCGTCGACGTCCAAACCGTAGATCCGGAGCGCTTTGAAGGCCTCAAAGCCTGGGGCTGGGTCAGCTATGTCCTGCACCTGGTCGTGGCGGTGGCTGCCGTGGTGCCTGCGGCGCAACCCAGCATCGCGCTGTTGGTGATCGCACTGGTGATCGATCTGGTCAAGCGCAGCGATGCCGCCGGCACCTGGCAGGCCAGCCATTTCTCCTGGCGCATCCGCAGTGTGGTCTGGGCCGGTGTGCTGTACCTGGTCACGGCGCCGCTGTGGCTGCTGTTCTTCTTCCCCGGCTGGATTGCCTGGGTGGTCATTTCCATCTGGTTCCTGTACCGCATCGTGCGCGGCATGGTGGCAATGAACCGGAACCAGGCCGTCGAAGCCTGA
- a CDS encoding Do family serine endopeptidase, with protein MKRTWLLFSQAVTVLVAAYFVVATLQPDWLRGRTTMTSAGVSLIEAPPVPAGTVAPGSFSGAARKAAPAVVSINTSKAVRHPRSNDPWFQFFFGDQGTQEQTGLGSGVIISPDGYILTNNHVVEGADDIEVTLTDSRQAKASVIGTDPETDLAILKIALDKLPVIVLGNSDQLAVGDQVLAIGNPFGVGQTVTSGIVSALGRSQLGINTFENFIQTDAAINPGNSGGALVDVNGNLLGINTAIYSRSGGSMGIGFAIPVSTAKMVLDSIVKDGHVTRGWIGVEPNELSPELAETFGVKPGAGVIVTGVLQAGPAAQAGMRPGDVIQQVDGKPVRTVSELLTTVAGLTPGTAADFELRRGDSEVTIKVTPTARPNQAQRGAQPRR; from the coding sequence ATGAAGCGCACCTGGCTTTTGTTTTCCCAGGCCGTGACCGTGCTGGTTGCCGCCTATTTCGTTGTTGCCACGCTGCAGCCTGACTGGTTGCGCGGCCGTACGACCATGACCAGTGCCGGCGTGTCGCTGATCGAGGCGCCGCCGGTCCCCGCGGGCACCGTCGCGCCGGGCAGCTTCAGCGGCGCCGCGCGCAAGGCCGCGCCTGCCGTCGTGAGCATCAACACCAGCAAGGCCGTGCGCCACCCGCGCAGCAACGACCCCTGGTTCCAGTTCTTCTTTGGCGACCAGGGCACGCAGGAGCAGACCGGCCTGGGCAGCGGCGTCATCATCAGCCCCGACGGCTACATCCTGACCAACAACCATGTGGTCGAAGGCGCGGACGACATCGAAGTCACGCTGACCGACAGCCGCCAGGCCAAGGCCAGCGTCATCGGCACCGACCCCGAAACCGACCTGGCGATCCTGAAGATCGCGCTCGACAAGCTGCCGGTCATCGTGCTGGGCAATTCCGACCAGCTCGCGGTCGGCGACCAGGTGCTGGCCATCGGCAACCCGTTTGGCGTGGGCCAGACCGTGACCAGCGGCATCGTCAGCGCGCTGGGCCGCAGCCAGCTGGGCATCAACACCTTCGAGAACTTCATCCAGACCGATGCCGCCATCAACCCCGGCAACTCGGGCGGCGCGCTGGTCGACGTCAACGGCAACCTGCTGGGCATCAATACCGCGATCTACTCGCGCTCGGGCGGCAGCATGGGTATCGGCTTCGCGATTCCGGTGTCCACGGCCAAGATGGTGCTCGACAGCATCGTCAAGGACGGGCATGTGACGCGCGGCTGGATCGGCGTCGAACCCAACGAGCTCTCGCCCGAACTCGCCGAGACCTTTGGCGTCAAGCCGGGCGCGGGCGTGATCGTCACCGGCGTGCTCCAGGCCGGCCCCGCGGCCCAGGCCGGCATGCGCCCCGGCGACGTGATCCAGCAGGTCGACGGCAAACCGGTGCGCACCGTGTCCGAGCTGCTCACCACGGTGGCCGGCCTGACACCGGGCACCGCCGCCGATTTCGAGCTGCGCCGCGGTGATTCGGAAGTCACCATCAAGGTCACGCCAACGGCGCGCCCCAACCAGGCGCAACGCGGCGCGCAACCCCGGCGCTGA
- a CDS encoding histidine triad nucleotide-binding protein codes for MHDPDCLFCKIIAGQIPSRKVYEDDQVFAFHDIHPGAPIHFLMLPKKHIASMAQVQPEDAGLLGHMLTLAPQLAQEQGANPYPEGGFRVVINTGTEGGQEIHHLHMHIMGGPRPWLKG; via the coding sequence ATGCACGATCCCGACTGCCTTTTCTGCAAGATCATTGCCGGCCAGATTCCCTCGCGCAAGGTGTACGAGGACGATCAGGTCTTTGCGTTTCACGACATCCACCCCGGCGCGCCGATCCACTTCCTGATGCTGCCGAAAAAGCACATTGCATCGATGGCCCAGGTCCAGCCCGAGGATGCCGGCCTGCTGGGCCACATGCTCACGCTCGCGCCCCAACTGGCGCAGGAACAGGGCGCGAATCCCTATCCCGAAGGCGGCTTCCGCGTGGTGATCAACACCGGCACCGAGGGCGGGCAGGAAATCCACCACCTGCACATGCACATCATGGGCGGTCCGCGTCCGTGGCTCAAAGGTTAA